A window from Dioscorea cayenensis subsp. rotundata cultivar TDr96_F1 chromosome 10, TDr96_F1_v2_PseudoChromosome.rev07_lg8_w22 25.fasta, whole genome shotgun sequence encodes these proteins:
- the LOC120270071 gene encoding protein MAK16 homolog, with the protein MQHDELIWQVIRHNHCSFMAKITTGNFCKNPYNATGICNRSSCPLANSRYATIRDHEGVFYLYMKTIERAHMPNKLWERVKLPRNYEKALETIDKHLEYWPKLLVHKIKQRLTKMTQYRIRMRKLELKVREKIMTVPRKVKKREARREEKAEKAAILDKSIEKELLERLKKGVYGDIYNYPVQAYTNVLEMEGLQPSAEEEKEDEEEPEIEYVEGYDELEEEEDMEDFGRFVEDDDYDMNEDDDDDDDEMDKSDQPVLKKMRQGNNDNDLAGKKSKKKGKVLIEVEHDDDMASRQKSLM; encoded by the exons ATGCAGCACGACGAATTGATATGGCAAGTTATCAGGCACAATCACTGCAGCTTCATGGCCAA GATCACGACGGGGAATTTTTGTAAGAATCCGTATAATGCCACGGGCATCTGCAATCGAAGCTCTTGCCCACTTGCCAACAGCCGTTACGCCACCATCCGCGACCACGAAG GGGTGTTTTACTTGTACATGAAAACTATTGAAAGGGCTCATATGCCAAATAAACTATGGGAAAGAGTTAAACTACCAAGGAATTATGAGAAGGCACTAGAAACTATTGATAAGCATCTG GAATACTGGCCTAAATTGCTTGTGCACAAAATCAAACAGCGTTTAACTAAAATGACACAGTATCGGATTCGCATGAGGAAACTTGAATTGAAAGTGAG GGAGAAGATCATGACGGTGCCTCGGAAAGTGAAGAAGAGAGAGGCTAGGAGGGAGGAGAAGGCTGAAAAGGCTGCAATTCTAGATAAG AGTATTGAGAAGGAATTGTTAGAACGGTTAAAGAAAGGTGTTTATGGTGACATTTACAATTATCCTGTTCAAGCATACACTAATGTCCTCGAAATGGAGGGGCTACAACCATCTgccgaagaagaaaaagaagatgaagaa GAACCTGAGATAGAGTATGTTGAAGGTTATGATGAACTTGAAGAGGAAGAGGACATGGAAGATTTCGGCCGTTTTGTAGAGGATGATGATTATG ACATGAATGAGGATGATGACGACGATGACGATGAGATGGATAAATCAGACCAGCCGGTTCTGAAGAAAATGCGACAAGGAAACAATGATAATGACCTTGCTGGCAAAAAATCGAAGAAAAAGGGGAAAGTACTCATTGAG GTTGAGCATGACGATGACATGGCATCTCGGCAAAAAAGTCTTATGTGA
- the LOC120270739 gene encoding cation/H(+) antiporter 15-like has protein sequence MNNIDDEPENANINDMLCIIPGFYPKSYSFGFINNDNSFSHTIPSMLAYISLMFFASKAVYYSLRPLKQPRVVCDLIAGIIIGPSFLGNIKSYHDHLIKGSRNAFVLRTLSIFGILFHLFLIGVKMDPKMIFKAGHKALVIALGSIVIPLTMSSLALQWMLQADVLPQTVSKRSKGLNFFVSTLSLSSFPVIADLLNELHLLNSELGRTALSASMCKDLIRFSMMQVFAVMNQVNISKGEWKRVLADAVGASYVAGPIIAGLVVPDGPPLGTALVKHTEMFITEVFLPLFYVGLGQMVDLPLLISHKAKEDESWALWLLVLIIVAYIGNMTGTVVSSIYSNMAPINAFLLGLTFNTKGVLELLTYIRFYNNEIVDKPGLALIIVTAILETGAASFAIESMYNPLGEKPKGGRSVQSLRAHSELRMVACVHNDRPIPFMINLMDALCSEGHPMCVYLLHMVELSGRADSALITHKDRNGFVNMSQMDPMLNIFIQCEKSKEGHLAVQPFTAKAPFKSMHHDVCAMANDRNTHIVIVPFPRKGVMDAGPDKELDQSARNVVSEVLDGGPCTVGILVYEVFGYTVIPSLAGMRHNIGVLFWGGVDDREALACAARMALQEKVELSVLRFMPVVEKVEESNGRENELEWSEDRVKDEEMLEMVREVGVVVVVEEVEVSNVEETMAVIRTMNEKQHDLIVVGRRQGEGSFLEELAEWCEFQELGVIGDMLASDFKHTNSILVVQKQD, from the exons ATGAACAACATTGATGATGAACCTGAAAACGCCAACATCAATGACATGCTATGCATAATCCCAGGATTCTACCCCAAATCATATTCATTCGGTTTTATCAACAATGACAATTCATTCAGCCACACAATCCCATCAATGCTCGCTTACATCTCTTTGATGTTCTTCGCCTCCAAGGCCGTTTACTACTCTCTCCGGCCTCTCAAACAACCCCGCGTCGTCTGTGATCTCATA GCAGGAATTATTATCGGTCCGAGTTTCTTGGGTAACATTAAAAGTTACCATGATCATTTGATTAAAGGGAGCAGAAATGCATTTGTGCTTCGCACATTATCAATCTTCGGCATTTTGTtccatttgttcttgattggaGTGAAGATGGATCCGAAGATGATTTTCAAAGCCGGTCATAAAGCCTTGGTGATTGCTTTAGGCTCTATTGTTATTCCTTTAACCATGTCTAGTCTCGCATTGCAGTGGATGTTACAAGCTGATGTTCTCCCGCAAACCGTCAGCAAACGTTCCAAAGGCCTCAATTTCTTCGTCTCCACACTTAGCTTAAGCTCATTCCCAGTGATCGCTGATTTATTGAATGAGCTCCATCTACTCAACTCCGAGCTTGGCCGCACTGCTCTGTCGGCTTCAATGTGCAAAGACTTGATTCGGTTCTCTATGATGCAAGTGTTCGCTGTGATGAATCAAGTGAATATTAGTAAAGGAGAATGGAAGCGAG TTTTGGCCGACGCAGTCGGTGCATCCTACGTTGCCGGTCCAATCATCGCAGGCCTTGTCGTGCCTGACGGACCACCACTCGGCACAGCATTAGTGAAACACACCGAAATGTTCATCACCGAGGTGTTCTTGCCATTGTTCTATGTAGGATTGGGACAAATGGTAGATCTTCCGCTCCTAATTAGCCATAAAGCTAAAGAAGACGAGTCATGGGCACTATGGCTTCTAGTCCTAATCATCGTCGCCTACATTGGTAACATGACAGGCACAGTTGTTTCCTCAATTTACTCTAACATGGCACCAATTAATGCATTCTTACTGGGACTAACATTCAACACAAAAGGTGTACTAGAACTCCTCACTTACATCCGGTTCTACAACAATGAGATAGTTGACAAGCCAGGATTGGCATTGATCATAGTGACAGCAATACTAGAGACCGGTGCAGCTTCTTTCGCGATCGAGTCAATGTACAACCCGCTCGGTGAGAAGCCAAAGGGTGGTCGGAGTGTGCAGAGCCTGCGCGCACACTCCGAGCTACGCATGGTCGCGTGCGTGCACAATGACAGGCCAATCCCATTCATGATCAACTTAATGGACGCACTCTGCTCGGAAGGACACCCAATGTGCGTGTACTTGCTGCACATGGTTGAGCTCAGTGGGCGAGCTGACTCAGCCTTGATCACACACAAAGACCGAAACGGGTTCGTGAACATGAGTCAAATGGACCCAATGCTCAACATCTTCATCCAGTGTGAGAAAAGCAAAGAAGGGCATCTCGCTGTGCAGCCATTCACAGCCAAGGCACCCTTCAAGTCCATGCACCATGACGTGTGCGCTATGGCGAATGATAGGAACACGCACATTGTGATCGTGCCGTTTCCGAGGAAAGGAGTGATGGATGCCGGACCGGACAAGGAGTTAGACCAGTCGGCGAGGAATGTGGTTAGTGAGGTGCTTGATGGAGGGCCATGCACAGTGGGGATACTAGTTTATGAGGTGTTTGGGTACACTGTTATACCTTCATTGGCAGGGATGAGACATAACATAGGTGTGTTGTTTTGGGGTGGTGTTGATGATAGGGAAGCATTGGCATGCGCTGCTCGCATGGCTTTGCAAGAGAAGGTAGAGTTGTCCGTGCTGAGATTCATGCCAGTGGTGGAGAAGGTTGAGGAGAGTAATGGCAGAGAGAATGAGCTAGAGTGGAGTGAGGATAGAGTGAAAGATGAGGAGATGTTGGAGATGGTGAGAGAAGTaggggtggtggtggtggtggaagaGGTGGAGGTGAGTAATGTGGAAGAAACTATGGCTGTTATAAGAACAATGAATGAGAAACAACATGATTTGATAGTGGTTGGAAGAAGACAAGGGGAAGGGTCTTTCTTGGAAGAGTTGGCAGAGTGGTGTGAGTTTCAGGAACTTGGTGTTATTGGTGATATGCTTGCTTCTGATTTTAAGCATACCAATTCCATTCTTGTAGTTCAAAAACAggattag
- the LOC120270039 gene encoding uncharacterized protein LOC120270039 — translation MGEGANAMQGTPRRAEEVATTSTNTTFISKSFSLRRTMDLSKARSLARSRSLGTFGRDGSVGSLSMRVPSRDVSDLIRDSFTLSRDLLEELLGDVDGSAIAQAGDSGGRVADDLDAENESLELSSPNNCEINGELSSSPLPTDAILHSGEKNQIEINRSSSLKEKKDKLPGRLDHISYLVHMAVFGILGVFTRYLLQKIFGPSLLKLTGDDSALYLDLPSNILGSFLMGWFGVIFKADIRNVSDHLVIGLTTGYLGSLTTFSGWNMKMLDLSERGHWVFAVGGIVLGMAIVNESIRYGVEIAEVLRRILLNWHSKTSQKTKVMLENLRVNTRERHAVVLLWMILILGALWSLSCVLAKRKIDSVTNGAVLWLACLVGPPGVWFRWYLARLNGRGIGRKGILKWLPMGTLIANILAACIMAALSTINKEVNTKKCAIIVSGIQFGFLGCLSTVSTFVAEVFAMRQSGHILRATAYMLLTIIPSFGFGTLIYSLPVWLKHYN, via the exons ATGGGAGAGGGTGCCAATGCGATGCAAGGAACTCCACGGAGAGCTGAAGAAGTAGCAACCACATCAACCAACACCACCTTCATTTCAAAATCCTTCAGTTTGAGGAGAACCATGGATTTATCTAAAGCTCGGAGTTTGGCAAGGAGTAGAAGCTTGGGGACTTTTGGGAGGGATGGTTCTGTGGGTAGCTTGAGCATGAGAGTTCCTTCACGAGATGTGAGTGATTTAATCCGTGATTCATTCACTTTGTCAAGAGATTTGTTGGAAGAGCTGCTTGGAGATGTTGATGGCTCTGCGATTGCACAAGCGGGAGATAGTGGTGGTAGAGTAGCTGATGATTTGGATGCTGAAAATGAGAGCTTGGAGTTGTCTTCTCCGAATAATTGTGAGATAAATGGagaattatcttcttctccacttccCACTGATGCTATCTTGCATTCAGGTGAGAAGAATCAGATTGAAATTAATAGGAGTTCATCTCTCAAG GAAAAGAAAGATAAGCTTCCAGGGAGATTGGATCACATTTCTTATCTGGTTCACATGGCTGTGTTTGGAATTCTGGGG GTATTCACGAGGTATTTGTTGCAGAAGATTTTTGGTCCTAGCCTTCTTAAACTCACAGGGGATGACTCGGCACTATACCTTGATCTTCCGTCTAATATT TTAGGTTCCTTCCTCATGGGGTGGTTTGGTGTGATATTCAAGGCTGATATCCGCAATGTATCTGATCATTTGGTGATAGGATTAACTACTGGGTATCTTGGAAGCCTCACCACATTTAGTGGATGGAATATGAAAATGCTTGATTTATCAGAAAGAGGCCACTGGGTGTTCGCTGTCGGCGGCATAGTTCTAG GGATGGCCATTGTGAATGAAAGCATTCGATATGGGGTAGAGATAGCGGAGGTACTTCGCAGAATTCTATTGAATTGGCATAGCAAAACTTCTCAAAAAACCAAAGTTATGCTAGAAAACTTGAGAGTGAATACTCGTGAACGGCATGCTGTTGTTCTTCTATGGATGATATTGATCTTAGGAGCCTTATGGAGCTTAAGCTGTGTATTAGCAAAGAGAAAGATAGATAGCGTCACCAATGGCGCTGTTCTTTGGTTAGCCTGCTTGGTGGGGCCACCGGGTGTATGGTTCCGATGGTACCTTGCAAGACTGAACGGCCGGGGAATTGGAAGGAAGGGAATCCTCAAATGGCTTCCGATGGGAACATTAATTGCCAACATTCTTGCAGCTTGTATCATGGCAGCACTCTCAACAATTAACAAAGAG GTGAACACAAAGAAATGTGCAATCATCGTGAGCGGAATTCAGTTTGGATTCCTAGGCTGCTTGAGTACAGTTTCGACTTTTGTCGCAGAAGTTTTTGCAATGAGGCAGAGTGGACACATTCTAAGGGCGACCGCGTACATGCTTTTGACGATCATTCCTTCGTTTGGATTCGGGACCCTAATATACTCCTTACCTGTTTGGTTGAAACATTACAATTAG
- the LOC120270831 gene encoding 3-hydroxyacyl-[acyl-carrier-protein] dehydratase FabZ-like, producing the protein KAKETKIHLAVLCALGGDLRRCASSPSAPAHAQTNPSPASFSPPSPTSSKPTRPLVGTFRRTPCDHGLRRHDEIPLLPSSSPQPLPSSLAALPHSSSSPSLHGSLLPLRSRSQTLVFSPLRFPSRSRSAPSLAAPSNAEAETEAVPIEKQFPPFPTVMDINQIREILPHRFPFLLVDRVIEYTPGVTAVGIKNVTINDNFFPGHFPERPIMPGVLMVEAMAQVGGLVMLQPEVGGSRENFFFAGIDKVRFRKPVIAGDTLVMRMTLIKLQKRFGIAKMEGKAYVGGEVVCEGEFLMATGTGSE; encoded by the exons aaagcaaaagaaaccaagATCCATTTGGCGGTGTTGTGCGCGCTCGGTGGAGATCTCCGCCGATGCGCATCGAGCCCATCGGCACCAGCGCACGCCCAAACAAACCCAAGCCCTGCCTCGTTCTCTCCGCCCTCTCCAACTTCCTCAAAACCCACTCGCCCTCTCGTTGGGACATTTCGTCGAACACCTTGCGATCATGGACTTCGCCGCCATGACGAGATCCCTCTGCTCCCCTCCTCCTCTCCCCAACCCCTTCCTTCATCTCTCGCCGCTCTCCCTCACTCTTCATCCTCTCCGTCCCTTCACGGATCTCTCCTTCCGCTCAGATCTCGCTCTCAAACGCTAGTGTTCTCTCCCCTTCGCTTTCCCTCAAGAAGTCGATCTGCTCCCTCACTCGCTGCTCCCTCTAATGCCGAAGCCGAAACCGAAGCCGTTCCAATCGAGAAGC AGTTCCCGCCGTTCCCGACGGTCATGGACATCAACCAGATCCGTGAAATCCTGCCTCATCG GTTTCCGTTCCTTCTTGTGGATAGAGTGATTGAGTATACTCCTGGAGTTACTGCTGTTGGGATTAAGAATGTTACcataaatgataactttttTCCGGGGCATTTCCCGGAGAGGCCAATAATGCCTGGTGTTCTCATGGTTGAG GCAATGGCCCAGGTTGGTGGTCTAGTGATGCTGCAGCCAGAAGTGGGTGGTTCTCGGGAAAACTTCTTCTTTGCCGGGATCGACAAAGTCAGGTTCCGGAAACCCGTTATTGCAGGGGACACTTTAGTTATGCGAATGACGTTGATCAAATTGCAGAAACGGTTTGGTATAGCCAAAATGGAAGGGAAGGCATATGTTGGAGGTGAGGTGGTATGTGAGGGTGAGTTTCTCATGGCTACTGGTACTGGTAGCGAGTGA
- the LOC120270829 gene encoding putative box C/D snoRNA protein SPCC613.07 isoform X2, producing the protein MPELETTPNPNPSAPSLCEECGLNPWKYRCPGCSIRTCALPCVKAHKQRTSCTGKRSRAEPIPISQFNDDLLLSDYKFLEEGKRVADSARRTISGLVGNIGFHLPTRLKILRNAARRRRTQVLFLSQKMAKSERNRSRYDIRKNTIFWTIEWRFNGTDVSLIDHGADEYTNLHSLLEKHLKPSPWNHPLKPYCDIPPEDLKIFIQKTPKGSKSPFRMLSVKAPFGQQMANIVLVEHPIIHVYLPSHNYDFDIDNDLELLSHSKTDDPPGSSDGIPNSKSLYFREEQIEEGELSSFTKVTDLMDHSRSRQSDKFHHKKNAAVNEKTSDQFYALMSKPDTIDLKSASGEGCNASVIKDRNTDSNSGANHTRLSNDVKFEFEQELKDAYSDLVGEINPDDFLCFDGVYSDEYELEEQRANLLILDGRFLGEDQLEEGEIPDRDP; encoded by the exons ATGCCCGAACTCGAAaccactccaaaccctaaccctagcgcACCCTCTCTCTGCGAGGAGTGCGGCTTGAATCCATGGAAGTACCGTTGCCCCGGCTGCTCCATCCGCACCTGCGCCCTTCCCTGCGTCAAGGCACACAAGCAGCGCACCTCCTGCACTGGAAAGCGGAGCCGTGCTGAGCCCATCCCAATCTCCCAATTCAATGATGATCTCCTTCTCTCTG ATTACAAGTTTTTGGAGGAGGGAAAGAGAGTGGCGGATTCGGCACGGCGGACGATCTCTGGGCTCGTTGGAAACATTGGTTTTCATCTTCCAACCAGACTTAAGATTCTGCGGAATGCCGCCCGTCGTCGGAGGACACAAGTTCTATTTCTATCTCAGAAAATGGCTAAGAGTGAGAGGAACCGATCGAGATATGATATAAG GAAAAATACTATATTTTGGACTATTGAATGGAGATTTAATGGGACAGATGTAAGCTTGATAGACCATGG TGCTGATGAATATACAAACTTGCACTCTTTGCTTGAGAAACATTTGAAGCCTAGTCCATGGAATCATCCATTGAAGCCATATTGTGATATACCACCGGAGGATTTGAAGATTTTCATTCAGAAAACTCCAAAA GGTTCCAAGTCACCATTCCGCATGTTGAGCGTAAAGGCTCCTTTTGGTCAACAAATGGCAAATATTGTTCTTGTGGAGCATCCGATCATCCATGTTTATCTACCTTCAcataattatgattttgatatcGATAATGATTTAGAGTTATTATCCCATTCCAAGACTGATGATCCTCCAGGTTCCTCTGATGGTATCCCCAACTCAAAGAGCTTGTACTTTAGGGAGGAGCAAATAGAAGAAGGCGAGTTGTCTTCTTTTACAAAGGTTACAGATCTTATGGACCATTCAAGGTCTAGACAGTCTGATAAATTTCACCACAAGAAGAATGCTGCAGTAAATGAAAAGACAAGTGATCAGTTTTATGCACTTATGTCAAAGCCAGATACCATAGATCTGAAATCTGCTTCTGGCGAAGGGTGCAATGCATCTGTGATCAAGGATAGAAATACAGATTCAAATTCTGGTGCAAACCATACGAGACTTTCAAATGATGTGAAATTTGAGTTTGAACAGGAGCTTAAAGATGCGTATTCAGACTTGGTTGGGGAAATAAATCCTGATGACTTTCTATGCTTTGACGGGGTGTACAGTGATGAGTATGAACTAGAAGAACAAAGAGCCAATTTGTTGATTCTTGATGGGAGGTTCTTGGGGGAGGATCAATTGGAGGAGGGCGAAATCCCAG ACAGGGATCCATGA
- the LOC120270829 gene encoding putative box C/D snoRNA protein SPCC613.07 isoform X1 — protein MPELETTPNPNPSAPSLCEECGLNPWKYRCPGCSIRTCALPCVKAHKQRTSCTGKRSRAEPIPISQFNDDLLLSDYKFLEEGKRVADSARRTISGLVGNIGFHLPTRLKILRNAARRRRTQVLFLSQKMAKSERNRSRYDIRKNTIFWTIEWRFNGTDVSLIDHGADEYTNLHSLLEKHLKPSPWNHPLKPYCDIPPEDLKIFIQKTPKGSKSPFRMLSVKAPFGQQMANIVLVEHPIIHVYLPSHNYDFDIDNDLELLSHSKTDDPPGSSDGIPNSKSLYFREEQIEEGELSSFTKVTDLMDHSRSRQSDKFHHKKNAAVNEKTSDQFYALMSKPDTIDLKSASGEGCNASVIKDRNTDSNSGANHTRLSNDVKFEFEQELKDAYSDLVGEINPDDFLCFDGVYSDEYELEEQRANLLILDGRFLGEDQLEEGEIPGIHEKQI, from the exons ATGCCCGAACTCGAAaccactccaaaccctaaccctagcgcACCCTCTCTCTGCGAGGAGTGCGGCTTGAATCCATGGAAGTACCGTTGCCCCGGCTGCTCCATCCGCACCTGCGCCCTTCCCTGCGTCAAGGCACACAAGCAGCGCACCTCCTGCACTGGAAAGCGGAGCCGTGCTGAGCCCATCCCAATCTCCCAATTCAATGATGATCTCCTTCTCTCTG ATTACAAGTTTTTGGAGGAGGGAAAGAGAGTGGCGGATTCGGCACGGCGGACGATCTCTGGGCTCGTTGGAAACATTGGTTTTCATCTTCCAACCAGACTTAAGATTCTGCGGAATGCCGCCCGTCGTCGGAGGACACAAGTTCTATTTCTATCTCAGAAAATGGCTAAGAGTGAGAGGAACCGATCGAGATATGATATAAG GAAAAATACTATATTTTGGACTATTGAATGGAGATTTAATGGGACAGATGTAAGCTTGATAGACCATGG TGCTGATGAATATACAAACTTGCACTCTTTGCTTGAGAAACATTTGAAGCCTAGTCCATGGAATCATCCATTGAAGCCATATTGTGATATACCACCGGAGGATTTGAAGATTTTCATTCAGAAAACTCCAAAA GGTTCCAAGTCACCATTCCGCATGTTGAGCGTAAAGGCTCCTTTTGGTCAACAAATGGCAAATATTGTTCTTGTGGAGCATCCGATCATCCATGTTTATCTACCTTCAcataattatgattttgatatcGATAATGATTTAGAGTTATTATCCCATTCCAAGACTGATGATCCTCCAGGTTCCTCTGATGGTATCCCCAACTCAAAGAGCTTGTACTTTAGGGAGGAGCAAATAGAAGAAGGCGAGTTGTCTTCTTTTACAAAGGTTACAGATCTTATGGACCATTCAAGGTCTAGACAGTCTGATAAATTTCACCACAAGAAGAATGCTGCAGTAAATGAAAAGACAAGTGATCAGTTTTATGCACTTATGTCAAAGCCAGATACCATAGATCTGAAATCTGCTTCTGGCGAAGGGTGCAATGCATCTGTGATCAAGGATAGAAATACAGATTCAAATTCTGGTGCAAACCATACGAGACTTTCAAATGATGTGAAATTTGAGTTTGAACAGGAGCTTAAAGATGCGTATTCAGACTTGGTTGGGGAAATAAATCCTGATGACTTTCTATGCTTTGACGGGGTGTACAGTGATGAGTATGAACTAGAAGAACAAAGAGCCAATTTGTTGATTCTTGATGGGAGGTTCTTGGGGGAGGATCAATTGGAGGAGGGCGAAATCCCAG GGATCCATGAGAAGCAGATTTGA